One Triticum dicoccoides isolate Atlit2015 ecotype Zavitan chromosome 5B, WEW_v2.0, whole genome shotgun sequence genomic window carries:
- the LOC119312437 gene encoding uncharacterized protein LOC119312437 encodes MSSPRRFSWVVLRKHVPVFDAEEKEQEDKIMAKASKDWGNIENGSWILDQFSLDAHLVEPPELSTLSVRAKIETQERGFGCVLDSVVENYLVMTLVFGDRWYGLVYDAAKNSLSLLPATMDSFEGYDFASRVDSVPFFFLRPPAVLPRDDGSYDLFNLGFRFATRDRVLQGSSGIIFRWWSHAAGKKWTKQEARFSPHTQVPRQPAYKVDAAFTFKGKVFWADLMLGAIVCDMPSTRTTTSEDEDHVELDFIHLPQECQGRDFSRSYPKDRRTMGPVGDSIKLISIVTISGDNPRDNTPPADVVLRSWTLSPDLRSWTRDQDMELPLPLLWQSEVYKRERLPQAMPQCPVLKADEDGVLYLLLGDYYLDWERRARLCREIECVISIDMRTKSLLSCSHRPIKDGLPAPAPWEEVQPSKDFHPDIPSLVAAKFCANHTGWSHCLLHKEKKNRLI; translated from the coding sequence ATGTCTTCACCGAGGAGGTTTTCCTGGGTCGTGCTGAGGAAGCACGTCCCGGTCTTCGACGCCGAGGAGAAGGAGCAGGAGGACAAGATCATGGCCAAGGCGAGCAAAGATTGGGGGAACATCGAGAATGGGTCCTGGATACTGGACCAGTTCTCGCTCGACGCGCACCTCGTCGAGCCGCCGGAGCTCTCCACCTTGTCCGTGCGCGCCAAGATCGAGACGCAGGAGCGCGGCTTCGGGTGCGTCCTCGACTCCGTCGTGGAGAACTACCTCGTCATGACTCTGGTGTTCGGCGACAGGTGGTACGGGCTCGTCTACGACGCCGCCAAGAACTCGCTCTCGCTGCTCCCCGCCACCATGGATTCCTTCGAGGGCTACGACTTCGCGTCGAGAGTTGATTCTGTGCCCTTCTTCTTCCTGAGGCCACCTGCTGTCCTGCCACGCGACGACGGTTCCTACGATCTGTTCAATCTGGGGTTCCGTTTCGCTACACGCGACAGAGTGTTGCAGGGGTCGTCGGGCATCATCTTCCGGTGGTGGAGCCATGCCGCTGGCAAGAAGTGGACGAAGCAGGAGGCGCGCTTCAGCCCGCATACCCAGGTGCCGCGCCAGCCGGCTTACAAAGTAGACGCGGCCTTCACTTTCAAAGGGAAGGTTTTCTGGGCCGATCTCATGCTTGGCGCCAttgtctgtgacatgccatccacccgTACCACTACCAGCGAAGACGAAGACCACGTGGAGCTGGACTTCATCCATCTTCCCCAGGAGTGCCAAGGCCGTGACTTCTCCCGCAGTTACCCCAAGGACCGTCGGACCATGGGCCCTGTCGGGGACTCCATAAAGCTCATCTCCATCGTCACCATCAGTGGCGACAACCCCCGTGACAACACGCCCCCTGCCGATGTCGTGTTGCGGAGCTGGACCCTGTCGCCAGATCTCCGCTCATGGACGAGAGACCAAGACATGGAGCTGCCCTTGCCCCTGCTCTGGCAGTCGGAGGTCTACAAGCGCGAGAGGCTGCCGCAGGCCATGCCGCAGTGCCCagtcctcaaggccgacgaggatggtGTCCTTTACCTCTTGCTGGGAGATTACTACCTTGATTGGGAGAGAAGGGCTCGGCTATGCAGGGAGATTGAGTGTGTGATCAGCATCGACATGCGCACAAAGTCTCTCCTGTCCTGCAGCCATCGTCCGATCAAAGATGGCTTGCCGGCGCCAGCGCCATGGGAAGAAGTCCAGCCTTCCAAAGATTTCCATCCTGACATACCTTCCCTGGTTGCTGCCAAGTTCTGCGCGAACCACACTGGATGGTCTCATTGTCTTCTCCACAAGGAAAAGAAGAATCGTCTGATATAG